A genomic segment from Campylobacter sp. MG1 encodes:
- a CDS encoding acetate kinase yields MKKILVLNAGSSSLKFQLFFNEDSVASGLVEQIGESNSRAKIKFDGKELEHLGGINNHEDGLKVVRDLFAKSGLLTDFNELAAVGHRVVHGGDKFIKATLVDDKCLKALDELVKLAPLHNPANISGIKTIINLAPSVKNIAVFDTAFHQTMPEIAYRYAIANKYYEEDGVRRYGFHGTSHEFVTREAEKFLGIKNIDAITAHLGNGASISAIKDGKCVDTSMGLTPLEGLMMGTRCGDIDAGALFYLAYNKGLSIAELDKICNKQSGLLGICGANDMREIEEKMQNGDKKAKLAFDMFCYRIAKYIGSYLAVTPAKALIFTAGIGENDDLMRAAVCKQLAHLGFSIDEEKNAKREKVARNIAKADSKYPILVIPTNEELSIVKQTMELI; encoded by the coding sequence ATGAAAAAAATATTAGTTTTAAATGCAGGTTCAAGCTCACTGAAATTCCAATTATTTTTTAATGAAGATAGTGTTGCGAGTGGTTTGGTTGAGCAAATTGGAGAAAGCAATTCAAGAGCAAAAATTAAATTTGATGGCAAAGAATTAGAGCATTTAGGTGGCATAAATAATCACGAAGATGGCTTAAAAGTAGTTCGTGATTTATTTGCTAAAAGCGGACTTTTAACTGATTTTAATGAATTAGCAGCAGTAGGTCATCGTGTGGTGCATGGTGGGGATAAATTTATTAAAGCAACATTAGTTGATGATAAATGTTTAAAAGCTTTAGATGAATTAGTAAAATTAGCACCTTTACATAATCCTGCAAATATTTCAGGAATTAAAACAATTATAAATCTTGCTCCAAGTGTTAAAAATATAGCAGTATTTGATACAGCATTTCATCAAACAATGCCAGAAATCGCATATCGCTATGCAATAGCTAATAAATATTATGAAGAAGATGGCGTTAGAAGATATGGCTTTCATGGAACATCTCATGAATTTGTAACTCGTGAAGCAGAAAAATTCTTAGGTATTAAAAACATAGATGCAATTACAGCTCACTTAGGAAATGGTGCAAGTATTAGTGCTATTAAAGATGGTAAATGCGTTGATACTTCAATGGGTCTTACTCCACTTGAAGGATTAATGATGGGAACTAGATGTGGGGATATTGATGCTGGAGCTTTATTTTATTTAGCATATAATAAAGGTTTAAGCATTGCTGAACTTGATAAAATTTGCAATAAACAAAGTGGTTTATTAGGAATTTGTGGTGCAAATGATATGCGTGAAATTGAAGAAAAAATGCAAAATGGTGATAAGAAAGCAAAATTAGCATTTGATATGTTTTGCTATAGAATTGCAAAATACATAGGCTCATATCTTGCAGTAACTCCTGCTAAGGCTCTAATTTTTACAGCAGGTATTGGTGAAAATGATGATTTAATGAGAGCTGCGGTTTGTAAGCAACTTGCACATCTTGGCTTTAGCATTGATGAAGAAAAAAATGCTAAGCGTGAAAAAGTAGCTAGAAATATAGCAAAAGCTGATTCAAAATACCCAATTTTAGTTATTCCAACTAACGAAGAATTATCAATAGTAAAACAAACAATGGAACTTATTTAA
- the pta gene encoding phosphate acetyltransferase yields the protein MKSFYYARECDEKANEIIKMLKNKYPDLVVYQPVACESGQCRLENYKKDLDVKSYFSYSTKDAMNDYLENKNLFFKNIIKDYKKLLSEHSFVLVVTFKEFGKLSPFVINLELVKELNLNLVIEPECEELIKIAKNFGITPVVGECPAMAKEPNFMTPMAFESLLEEKAKSNLKTVVLPEGNDDRILKAADKLLKSGAVKLIILGNNKEIAQKASDLGIDLDDVKTYNPGNSSLDDECANALYEARKSKGMSLEQAKELIKDRNYFGTLLVHLGYADAMVSGAACSTADTIRPALQIVKTKPGVKSVSGGFFMCLSDKVWYFADCAVNPNPTPENLAEIASVSAATYKAFGFEPRVAMLSYSTANSGSGVSVDLVKQACELAKSYEGLNYDGPIQFDAAVDIATASKKMPDSKVAGKANVFVFPDLNAGNIAYKAVQRSAGAIAVGPVLQGLNKPINDLSRGCLVEDIVNTCLISAIQAQ from the coding sequence ATGAAATCATTTTACTATGCAAGAGAGTGCGATGAAAAAGCTAATGAAATTATAAAAATGCTAAAAAACAAATATCCTGATTTAGTAGTTTATCAACCAGTTGCATGTGAATCAGGTCAGTGTAGATTAGAAAATTACAAAAAAGATTTAGATGTAAAATCATATTTTTCATATTCTACAAAAGATGCTATGAATGATTATTTAGAAAATAAAAATTTATTTTTCAAGAATATCATTAAAGATTATAAAAAATTACTAAGCGAACATAGTTTTGTATTAGTTGTAACTTTTAAAGAATTTGGAAAATTAAGTCCATTTGTAATAAATTTAGAATTAGTAAAAGAATTAAATTTAAATCTAGTAATTGAACCAGAATGTGAAGAATTAATAAAAATTGCTAAAAATTTTGGAATAACACCTGTAGTTGGCGAATGTCCTGCCATGGCAAAAGAACCTAATTTTATGACACCTATGGCATTTGAGAGCTTACTTGAGGAAAAAGCTAAAAGCAATTTAAAAACAGTTGTTCTACCAGAAGGAAATGATGATAGGATATTAAAAGCAGCTGACAAATTATTAAAAAGTGGGGCTGTTAAATTAATTATCTTAGGAAATAATAAAGAAATAGCACAAAAAGCTAGTGATTTAGGTATAGATTTAGATGATGTTAAGACTTATAATCCAGGTAATTCATCATTAGATGATGAATGTGCAAATGCACTTTATGAAGCTAGAAAATCAAAGGGAATGAGCCTTGAGCAAGCAAAAGAACTTATAAAAGATAGAAATTATTTTGGAACTTTATTAGTTCATTTAGGCTACGCTGATGCTATGGTTAGTGGGGCTGCATGTTCAACTGCTGATACAATTCGCCCAGCTCTTCAAATAGTTAAAACTAAACCAGGTGTTAAGAGTGTAAGTGGTGGATTTTTTATGTGCTTAAGTGATAAGGTTTGGTATTTTGCTGATTGTGCAGTAAATCCTAATCCAACTCCTGAAAATCTAGCCGAAATTGCAAGTGTTAGTGCAGCTACTTATAAGGCTTTTGGTTTTGAGCCAAGAGTTGCAATGCTATCTTATTCAACTGCAAATAGCGGTAGTGGAGTAAGCGTTGATTTGGTAAAACAAGCGTGCGAATTAGCAAAATCTTATGAGGGATTAAATTATGATGGTCCTATACAATTTGATGCAGCAGTAGATATTGCAACAGCAAGTAAAAAAATGCCTGATAGCAAAGTAGCAGGAAAGGCAAATGTATTTGTATTCCCTGATTTAAATGCAGGAAATATAGCTTATAAAGCAGTGCAAAGAAGTGCAGGGGCTATTGCGGTTGGTCCTGTTTTGCAAGGTTTAAACAAACCTATTAATGATTTAAGTAGGGGTTGTTTGGTTGAAGATATTGTAAATACATGCTTAATTAGTGCAATTCAAGCACAATAA
- a CDS encoding ComF family protein — MLCYNCSKPTFKIFCKTCEKEFKLLECKRRILDDGLEVISFYKYSKIKKLLNHKHFISGYFILNKLASYSYKRFHFDNELAYAIGLDDDCSSGYSHTAILIKNMKSKNIIPLYNAIKAKNKIIYKGKSLSFRKKNKRKYELQKTLELPVILVDDIITSGESLKQANLVLKKAKIKVLFAVVLADAKV; from the coding sequence TTGTTATGTTATAATTGCTCTAAGCCTACATTTAAGATTTTTTGTAAAACTTGTGAAAAAGAATTTAAATTACTTGAATGTAAAAGAAGAATTTTAGATGATGGTTTAGAAGTAATTAGCTTTTATAAATATTCTAAAATTAAAAAATTATTAAATCACAAGCATTTTATTAGTGGATATTTTATATTAAATAAACTCGCATCTTATTCTTATAAAAGATTTCATTTTGATAATGAATTAGCTTATGCTATAGGCTTAGATGATGATTGCTCTAGTGGGTATTCTCATACGGCAATACTTATTAAAAATATGAAATCAAAAAATATTATTCCATTATATAACGCAATTAAAGCAAAAAATAAGATTATTTATAAAGGTAAAAGCCTTTCATTTAGAAAGAAAAATAAAAGAAAATATGAATTGCAAAAGACCTTGGAATTACCTGTAATTTTAGTAGATGATATTATCACTTCAGGTGAGTCTTTAAAACAAGCGAATTTAGTGCTTAAAAAAGCTAAAATTAAGGTTCTTTTTGCGGTCGTATTAGCCGATGCGAAAGTTTAG
- the gyrA gene encoding DNA gyrase subunit A, with amino-acid sequence MNLFDNSEITVVDIEDSIKTSYLDYSMSVIIGRALPDARDGLKPVHRRILYAMNDLGVGSKSAYKKSARIVGDVIGKYHPHGDTAVYDALVRMAQSFSMRYPSIDGQGNFGSVDGDGAAAMRYTEARMTILAEELLKDLDKDTVDFVPNYDDSMSEPDVLPSRVPNLLLNGSSGIAVGMATNIPPHSLDELVDGLLYLLENKNASLEEIMQFIKGPDFPTGGIIFGKKGIIEAYKTGRGRIKVRAKTHIEQKGNKELIVIDELPYQVNKARLHEQIAELVKEKQIEGISETRDESDRDGIRLVIELKRDAMSEIVLNNLFKSTTMETTFGVIMLAIHNKEPKVFSLIELLDLFLNHRKTVIIRRTIFELEKAKARAHILEGLKIALDNIDEVIALIKSSADTASARDALVEKFSLTELQANAILEMRLSRLTGLERDKLEDELRELLAKIEELNAILKSEEKIEEIIHDELLEIKNKFKVPRITEIVDDYDEIDVEDLIPNEPMVITITHRGYIKRVPTKSYEKQKRGGKGKVAVTTYDDDFIESFFTANSHDTLMFVTNKGQLYWLKVYKIPEGSRTAKGKAVVNLINLLPDEKIMAIIPTTDFAKTKSLAFFTKNGLIKRTNLSEYSNIRSVGVRAINLDENDELVSVLIAQNDDSENIDLVDENSEIIEDDNIQIVEEENSLDENQENQEEQVSGTMIFVATKKGMCIKFPLTKVRQIGRVARGVTAIRFKEEQDYVIGAVVIESNEQEILSVSQKGIAKRTDAGEYRLQSRGGKGVICMKLTQKTKDLVGIVIVDDTMDLMALTSSGKMIRTDMQSIRKAGRNTSGVIVVNVGSDEVVSIAKCPKEEIEEENLEEENGLFDDN; translated from the coding sequence ATGAATTTATTTGATAATAGTGAAATTACTGTTGTAGATATTGAAGATAGTATAAAAACAAGCTATCTTGATTATTCTATGTCAGTAATTATAGGCCGTGCCTTACCTGATGCAAGAGATGGATTAAAGCCGGTTCATAGAAGAATTCTTTATGCAATGAATGATTTAGGAGTAGGTTCAAAAAGTGCTTATAAAAAATCAGCTCGTATAGTGGGTGATGTAATCGGTAAATACCATCCGCACGGAGATACTGCTGTTTATGATGCTTTAGTAAGAATGGCACAAAGCTTTTCAATGAGATACCCAAGTATTGATGGTCAAGGAAACTTTGGTTCAGTTGATGGAGATGGTGCTGCAGCTATGCGTTATACTGAAGCTAGAATGACAATTTTGGCTGAAGAATTGTTAAAAGATTTAGATAAAGACACGGTTGATTTTGTTCCAAACTATGATGATAGTATGAGTGAGCCTGATGTTTTACCTTCAAGAGTACCTAATTTATTGTTAAACGGCTCAAGTGGTATTGCTGTTGGTATGGCAACTAATATTCCACCACATAGTTTAGATGAATTAGTAGATGGACTTTTATATTTACTTGAGAATAAAAACGCTAGTTTAGAAGAAATAATGCAGTTTATAAAAGGTCCTGATTTTCCAACTGGTGGGATAATTTTTGGTAAAAAAGGTATTATAGAAGCTTATAAAACAGGTCGTGGTAGAATTAAAGTAAGAGCAAAAACTCATATAGAACAAAAAGGAAATAAAGAGCTAATAGTAATTGATGAGTTACCTTATCAAGTAAATAAAGCAAGACTTCACGAACAAATTGCAGAGCTTGTAAAAGAAAAGCAAATAGAAGGTATAAGCGAGACAAGAGATGAGAGTGATAGAGATGGAATTCGCCTTGTAATTGAGCTTAAGCGTGATGCTATGAGTGAAATTGTGCTAAATAATTTATTTAAAAGCACCACAATGGAGACAACATTTGGTGTGATAATGTTGGCAATTCACAATAAAGAACCTAAGGTATTTTCTTTAATAGAGCTATTAGATTTATTTTTAAATCATAGAAAAACCGTAATTATTAGAAGAACTATTTTTGAACTTGAAAAAGCAAAAGCAAGAGCACATATTTTAGAAGGTCTTAAAATTGCACTAGATAATATAGATGAAGTAATTGCATTAATTAAATCAAGTGCAGATACTGCAAGTGCAAGAGATGCTTTAGTAGAAAAATTTAGCTTAACTGAATTACAAGCTAATGCTATTTTAGAAATGAGACTTAGCCGTCTTACAGGACTTGAAAGAGATAAATTAGAAGATGAGTTAAGAGAGCTTTTAGCAAAAATTGAAGAACTAAATGCAATCTTAAAAAGCGAAGAAAAAATAGAAGAAATAATTCACGATGAATTATTAGAAATTAAAAATAAATTTAAAGTTCCAAGAATTACTGAAATAGTAGATGATTATGATGAAATTGATGTAGAAGATTTAATACCAAATGAGCCAATGGTAATTACAATTACTCATCGTGGATATATCAAAAGAGTTCCTACAAAATCATATGAAAAACAAAAGCGTGGTGGTAAAGGTAAAGTTGCAGTTACTACTTATGATGATGATTTTATAGAGAGTTTCTTCACTGCAAATTCTCACGATACGCTAATGTTTGTTACTAATAAAGGACAACTATATTGGTTAAAAGTTTATAAAATTCCTGAAGGTAGTAGAACTGCTAAAGGAAAAGCTGTTGTAAATCTAATCAATCTTTTACCAGATGAAAAAATTATGGCAATAATTCCAACAACTGATTTTGCTAAGACAAAATCACTTGCATTCTTTACTAAAAATGGTCTTATTAAACGCACGAATTTAAGTGAATATAGCAATATCCGTTCAGTTGGTGTAAGAGCTATTAATCTTGATGAAAATGATGAATTAGTAAGTGTTTTAATAGCACAAAATGATGATAGTGAAAATATTGATTTGGTTGATGAAAATAGTGAAATTATTGAAGATGATAATATTCAAATTGTTGAAGAAGAAAATTCTTTAGATGAAAACCAAGAAAACCAAGAAGAGCAAGTTAGTGGAACTATGATTTTTGTAGCTACTAAAAAGGGTATGTGTATTAAATTCCCACTTACAAAAGTTCGTCAAATTGGTCGTGTAGCTCGTGGAGTAACTGCTATTCGCTTTAAAGAAGAGCAAGATTATGTAATAGGTGCAGTAGTTATTGAAAGTAATGAGCAAGAAATTTTAAGTGTTAGCCAAAAAGGTATCGCAAAAAGAACTGATGCAGGAGAATATCGCTTACAAAGTCGTGGTGGTAAGGGCGTAATTTGTATGAAACTTACTCAAAAGACAAAAGATTTAGTAGGCATTGTAATTGTTGATGATACTATGGATTTAATGGCGCTTACAAGTAGTGGCAAGATGATTAGAACTGATATGCAAAGCATTAGAAAAGCTGGTAGAAATACAAGTGGAGTAATCGTTGTAAATGTTGGTAGTGATGAGGTAGTAAGCATTGCAAAATGTCCTAAGGAAGAAATAGAAGAAGAAAATTTAGAAGAAGAGAATGGCTTATTTGATGATAATTGA
- a CDS encoding FAD-binding and (Fe-S)-binding domain-containing protein: MNNFENFFNDAKHIFKDRIFNDYLRCFAYGIDASCYHYVPKVVVIANNEEEVKTIITLANKHKTPVCFRAAGTSLSGQSSCDTILVIIKFSFKKIAISEDAKTISLGCGVVGINANYSLKNLRKKIGPDPATINSALIGGIINNNSSGMCCGVKDNSYKTLKSIRVILNDGSVLDTGDEESIANFRKTHANLLQKISDIKNKIKNDEELYNLIKRKFKIKNTTGYSINSFIDFDDEIDILAHLFVGSEGTLGFVSEVRLNTIDDLEFKACALLFFNTIQDAANTISEFAKFDFINSAEIMDYSSLKAVSAYPELKDLLGDIKNGNTCVLIQTENNDETILDKNIEKIKEISQLSYKSYFSKDSKEFDLWWKIRKGLLPIAAGIRKPGATVITEDICFEIKDLANGITSIQELFNEFGFADNGIIFGHALAGNIHFIITPNLNDKKEFENFAKLVEKMSSVVASYGGSIKAEHGTGRMVAPFVELEWGKKAYEINCKVKEIFDENNIFNPDVIITKDKEIYKKNIKQPSIIDEKLNICMECGFCERFCPSNEHTITPRQRIAILREIERLEKLNNEDSNKKLKDIRKNYKYCVDTTCAACGICSVVCPLGINFADFSIDYRKKNVGAISKFIANLAYNNHPTTLGIAKFSLGVANQFGNDFLDNTLSALHMPQSRKYLPEKNNFKTSDKKTDFNILYFTSCLNKAFKPNKKLYDKRPLQEVFENLCKKANIGVIYPPKDLCCGKAYENFQDIQDKNKEKLKKYFAEQKLIIVSDHSACSSKLILNQKESEIYDLSEFLLKFVAPKLKIKKIDEEIAIYTMCAMRKLKKENVLKELASLCTNKKIYEDVDTYCCAFAGYKGFLTPKLNISATNKFKAFFSTTNIKRGFSTSSTCEVGLADATNMSWQHIAYLLDECSE, encoded by the coding sequence ATGAATAATTTTGAAAATTTTTTTAATGATGCAAAACATATATTTAAGGATAGAATTTTTAATGATTATCTTAGATGTTTTGCTTATGGAATTGATGCTTCATGCTATCACTATGTACCAAAAGTAGTGGTAATTGCAAACAATGAAGAAGAAGTCAAAACAATAATAACTCTAGCAAATAAACATAAAACACCAGTTTGCTTTAGAGCCGCAGGAACCAGCCTTAGTGGTCAAAGTTCATGTGATACAATTTTAGTTATAATTAAATTTTCGTTTAAAAAAATAGCTATTAGTGAAGATGCTAAAACAATAAGTTTAGGCTGTGGCGTAGTTGGTATAAATGCTAATTATAGTTTAAAAAATTTAAGAAAAAAAATAGGTCCGGATCCAGCTACTATTAATTCAGCTTTAATAGGCGGTATTATTAATAACAACTCAAGTGGTATGTGTTGTGGAGTTAAAGATAATAGTTACAAAACATTAAAAAGCATAAGAGTAATACTAAATGATGGTAGTGTATTAGATACAGGAGATGAAGAAAGTATTGCAAATTTTCGTAAAACTCATGCAAATTTATTACAAAAAATTAGTGATATAAAAAACAAAATAAAAAATGACGAAGAATTATATAATTTAATAAAGAGAAAATTTAAAATAAAAAACACAACAGGATATAGTATAAATTCATTTATTGATTTTGATGATGAAATAGATATTTTAGCTCATTTATTTGTGGGAAGCGAAGGAACACTTGGTTTTGTTAGTGAAGTTAGACTAAACACTATAGATGATTTAGAATTTAAAGCCTGTGCATTGTTATTTTTTAATACAATTCAAGATGCTGCGAACACAATTAGTGAATTTGCTAAATTTGATTTTATAAATTCAGCTGAAATAATGGATTATTCTAGCTTAAAAGCTGTTAGTGCATATCCTGAATTAAAAGATTTATTAGGCGATATCAAAAACGGAAATACCTGTGTTCTAATACAAACAGAAAATAACGATGAAACAATATTAGATAAAAATATAGAAAAAATCAAAGAAATATCACAACTAAGCTATAAATCATATTTTAGTAAAGATAGTAAAGAATTTGATTTATGGTGGAAAATTAGAAAAGGATTATTACCAATAGCTGCCGGAATTAGAAAACCAGGTGCTACCGTAATTACCGAAGATATTTGTTTTGAAATAAAAGACTTAGCAAATGGAATTACTAGTATACAAGAATTATTTAATGAATTTGGATTTGCCGATAATGGGATAATTTTTGGACACGCACTAGCTGGAAATATACATTTTATAATAACACCAAATTTAAATGATAAAAAAGAATTTGAAAATTTCGCAAAACTAGTAGAAAAAATGTCAAGCGTAGTTGCAAGTTATGGCGGTAGTATAAAAGCTGAGCATGGAACTGGTAGAATGGTAGCGCCTTTCGTTGAACTTGAATGGGGTAAAAAAGCATATGAAATTAATTGTAAAGTTAAAGAAATTTTTGATGAAAATAATATTTTTAACCCTGATGTAATAATTACAAAAGATAAAGAAATTTACAAAAAAAATATAAAACAACCTAGTATTATTGATGAAAAATTAAATATTTGTATGGAATGTGGTTTTTGCGAGAGATTTTGTCCATCAAACGAACATACTATAACGCCTAGACAAAGAATTGCTATCCTAAGAGAAATAGAAAGATTAGAAAAATTAAATAATGAAGATAGTAATAAAAAACTAAAAGATATAAGAAAAAATTACAAATATTGTGTAGATACTACCTGTGCTGCCTGTGGAATTTGTTCAGTAGTTTGTCCTCTAGGTATAAATTTTGCTGATTTTTCAATAGACTATAGAAAGAAAAATGTAGGAGCTATATCAAAATTCATAGCAAATTTAGCATACAATAACCACCCTACTACATTAGGTATTGCTAAATTTTCTTTAGGAGTCGCAAATCAATTTGGAAACGACTTCTTAGATAATACTCTAAGCGCTTTACATATGCCACAAAGTAGAAAGTATTTACCAGAAAAAAATAATTTTAAAACAAGTGATAAAAAGACTGATTTTAATATTTTATATTTTACTAGCTGTCTAAATAAAGCTTTTAAACCAAATAAAAAACTATATGATAAAAGACCTTTACAAGAAGTATTTGAAAATCTATGCAAAAAAGCAAATATAGGTGTTATTTATCCACCTAAAGATTTATGCTGTGGTAAAGCTTATGAAAATTTTCAAGATATACAAGATAAAAATAAAGAAAAATTAAAAAAATATTTTGCAGAACAAAAATTAATAATAGTAAGTGATCATAGCGCATGTAGCTCAAAATTGATACTTAATCAAAAAGAAAGTGAAATTTATGATTTAAGTGAATTTTTATTAAAATTTGTTGCACCTAAGTTAAAAATCAAAAAAATAGATGAAGAGATAGCAATTTATACAATGTGTGCTATGAGAAAATTAAAAAAAGAAAATGTTTTAAAAGAATTAGCAAGTCTTTGCACCAATAAAAAAATTTATGAAGATGTTGATACATATTGCTGTGCTTTTGCTGGTTATAAAGGATTTTTAACTCCTAAATTAAATATCTCAGCAACGAATAAATTCAAAGCATTTTTCTCAACTACAAATATAAAAAGAGGTTTTAGTACTTCAAGCACATGTGAGGTAGGTTTAGCTGATGCTACAAATATGTCATGGCAGCACATTGCATATTTATTAGATGAATGTAGCGAATAG
- the sodB gene encoding superoxide dismutase [Fe] encodes MFKLRTLNYQTNEFSGFLSEETFSFHHGKHHQTYVNNLNNLIKDNDFAKKDLVEIIKTSDGGVFNNAAQVYNHDFYFDCIAPKGKGGEVSKELKAAIEANFKTCENFKDEFIKGATALFGSGWFWLVFDSNTKKLELVKTSNAATPITENKVPLLVVDVWEHAYYVDHRNARAAYLEKFYEHINWNFVNSAYEWALKEGMKSVSFYANELHAND; translated from the coding sequence ATGTTTAAATTAAGAACATTAAATTATCAAACTAACGAATTTTCAGGTTTTTTAAGTGAAGAAACATTTAGTTTTCATCATGGTAAACATCATCAAACTTATGTGAATAACTTAAATAATTTAATAAAAGATAATGATTTTGCTAAAAAAGATTTGGTAGAAATTATTAAAACAAGTGATGGTGGTGTATTTAATAACGCTGCTCAAGTTTATAATCATGATTTTTATTTTGATTGTATAGCACCAAAAGGTAAGGGCGGAGAAGTTTCAAAGGAATTAAAAGCAGCTATTGAGGCAAATTTTAAGACCTGTGAAAATTTTAAAGATGAATTTATTAAAGGTGCTACAGCATTATTTGGTAGCGGATGGTTTTGGCTAGTATTTGATTCTAATACTAAAAAATTAGAATTAGTAAAAACTAGTAATGCAGCAACGCCTATAACTGAGAATAAAGTTCCATTATTAGTGGTTGATGTATGGGAACATGCTTATTATGTAGACCATAGAAATGCAAGAGCAGCTTATTTAGAGAAATTTTATGAGCATATTAACTGGAATTTCGTAAATAGTGCTTACGAGTGGGCACTTAAGGAAGGTATGAAATCAGTAAGTTTTTATGCTAACGAATTACATGCAAATGATTAA
- a CDS encoding manganese efflux pump MntP family protein, translated as MAYLMIIDIVILAFSLAIDAFFVALSICLVLQKQSLKKLLVFSALSACFQVLMPILGYYVTYLLNVRYMKLIQAIDHYVIFAIFVFLAYKLFKEFLDNENENINISYGSLFLLSIATSIDALGAGLMIFSLEYNLFISSLLIALITSFMCFSSLFISNMKVNKKILQPIGSLLLLFLAFKIVITHVIDQI; from the coding sequence ATGGCTTATTTGATGATAATTGATATTGTTATTTTAGCTTTCTCTTTAGCAATTGACGCATTTTTTGTAGCATTAAGTATTTGCTTAGTGCTACAAAAACAATCTTTAAAAAAGTTATTAGTTTTTAGTGCATTATCTGCTTGTTTTCAAGTTTTAATGCCTATTTTGGGATATTATGTAACTTATTTATTAAATGTAAGGTATATGAAGTTAATTCAAGCAATTGACCATTATGTGATTTTTGCAATTTTTGTATTTTTAGCATATAAATTATTTAAGGAATTCTTAGATAATGAAAATGAGAATATTAATATAAGTTATGGTTCATTATTTTTGCTTAGCATAGCGACTAGTATTGATGCGCTAGGTGCAGGACTTATGATATTTTCTTTGGAATATAATTTATTTATTTCTTCTTTATTAATAGCTTTAATTACATCTTTTATGTGCTTTTCTAGTTTGTTTATAAGTAACATGAAAGTTAATAAAAAAATTTTACAACCAATAGGAAGCTTGCTACTTTTATTTTTGGCGTTTAAAATTGTAATAACACATGTAATCGATCAAATTTAA